ACGTGCTCGTCGCGAACGTCCCTGCCGGGAAGCGCGCCGAGATCGAGGCGCTCGTGGCCGAGCACGGCCTGACCGCCCATGCCGGCACCCTCCGTCGCAACAGCATGGCCTGCGTGGCGCTGCCGACCTGCGGCCTCGCCCTTGCCGAGAGCGAACGCTACCTGCCGACGCTCATCGACGAGTTGGAGGCCTGCCTGGCCGGGCATGGTCTCGCGGAGGACGAGATCACGATCCGCATGACGGGCTGCCCGAATGGCTGCGCGCGTCCCTACATCGCCGAGATCGGCCTCGTGGGTAAGGGACCGGAGCGCTACAACCTCTATCTCGGCGCCGCCTTTGACGGGTCGCGTCTGGGCAAGCTCTACGCCGAGGATGTCCACGCCTCCGCCATCGTCGCGACGCTCGACCCGCTCCTGGGCGCCTACAAGGCTGAGCGGGGCGCCGGCGAACGTTTTGGGGACTTCCTGGTGCGCGCTGGGCACGTGGCCCGCACGACGAACGGGCCGGATTTCCATGAGCGAACAGGAGCCCTGCTCGGTGCCACCGCACATGCGGGATAGCCTTTGGCCTTGCCCGGTCCTTCCGAGGATTGGTCGGGCCAGGCATCCGCGCCGCGCCCGAAGGACATTTCCTCGGCAACGTCTCACGACGACCCGAAGGACGGGCTAGGCCTACCCGACAGTTCGGAGCGAGATGGTGAAAGGATGAAGTTCGCACTCGCACAGGGGGCTACCCTCGCGGTGACCCTGCTCTCCATCGCGGCCGCGCGGTTCCTGACGTCCGCCGGCTTCGAGCATGCCGCACGGGACTGCTTTCTTGCCGCGGCCTACGCGACCGCCATTACGCTGTCCGTCGCCCGCTGAGGCGTGGGCAGGCTGCGGCAGGGACCCCGAGGAGAGGCCGCGATCCACGCGATGTTGCGCATCGCTGCCGGCGCTGGCGCGTTGCACCCTCGAAGAGGAGTCCGCATGGCCGAACCGTCTTATGCCGCGCAGTCACCTATCGGGGTGGCAATGCGAAGCCGGTGCCCGCGTTGCGGGCGAGGCCACCTGTTCAGCGGCTTCCTCAAGCTTGCCCCCCGCTGCGACGCGTGTGGCCTCGACTATTCCTTTGCCGATCCTGCCGACGGCCCGGCCTTCTTCGTGATGATGACGGCCGCGGTGCCCGCGACCGCGTTCGGGATCTGGCTCGAACTCACCTACTCGCCCCCTCTGTGGGTGCATGCCGTCGCGACGCTGCCTATCGTGCTGATTGCCTGCACGCTGCCGCTTCGGTTCTTCAAGGGCTGGCTCGTCGCCGAGCAGTACATCCGCAAAGCCGAGGAAGGTCGCATCGCTCGCCCCGAAGCGTCGGCACGCGATCCAACCTAGCCCGAGGAGAATAGAGGACCACTGCACGAAGTAAGACCTTCCTGACCATCCAGCTCTTGGGAGCGTGGCTCAGATGTAGGTCGAGGCGAGGGCCGGTGAGCCTTCGAGGGCGTGGGCGAGCACTTCCAGGCCGTGCGTGATCTGCTGCCGTGTCGATGGGCCGCCGAGGCAGAGCCGCACCGCTTCCGGGGGCGTACCAGCCACGCAGAACGGGTCGCTGCCGACCACGCCGAGCCCCGCCGCCCGGCCCTGGCTGGCAAAGGCCGAGCGCGTCCAGCCCTCCGGCAGCGTGATCCAGACGTGGAAGCCGTGCGGATCGGCGGTGTAGGTCTCGGCCGGAAGCAGCGAGGCCACGATGCGCTGGCGCGCGGCCGCCTCCTCGCGGACGAACTGGACGATGGCATCCGCCGTGCCATCCATGATCCAGCGCGTCGTCAGGGCCGTCGAGATCGGCGAGGCCATGACGGTCGCGGCCCGTAGCGCACCCGCGAGCGGCAGGGCGGACCGAGCGCTCGGGGCGACCAGGAACGCGAGGCGAAGCCCGGCGCCCAGGCACTTGGCCACCCCTGCCACGTAGTAGGTGATCTCGGGTGCGAGTTCGGCGAAGCTCGGTGGCGGTGCCGGGCATATGCGCGCGTAAGCGTCGTCCTCGATGATGCTGACGGCGTAGCGCCGCGCCACCGCGATGATGGCCTCC
The sequence above is drawn from the Methylobacterium mesophilicum SR1.6/6 genome and encodes:
- a CDS encoding DUF983 domain-containing protein, with translation MAEPSYAAQSPIGVAMRSRCPRCGRGHLFSGFLKLAPRCDACGLDYSFADPADGPAFFVMMTAAVPATAFGIWLELTYSPPLWVHAVATLPIVLIACTLPLRFFKGWLVAEQYIRKAEEGRIARPEASARDPT